A single Ktedonobacteraceae bacterium DNA region contains:
- a CDS encoding FtsX-like permease family protein has product MTQAILPMTLVVGIFLLLGAMIYLGVRNPVLLRLGLRNTLRHPTQSLIIIAGLVLSTGLITTFIALPDSLNASTVADRLARVGYVDEAVTGPLTQDQVTQALTGLGRLSQVQAATTAFLQGATVTSERTQVSFGNQSADGLYLLAVPPAFDQVYGPITDNQGHALHFADLRPGDVFISNTLAQRFDIRPGDRLQMKQHGLVGTFPGAVRAILSHDLVLTSAELAGNAALPEVIVSTATMQQVFAQRYHLSFVPNLLCVKNVGSGGLDDSGPGGSRSQAVLHVLQSIFRVAPVDTSNPEITRSSTDLTNVSIHPLKPGAVTFQGSESFAGNVSLVPILSDKLELSLSPAARQLFLLLPTFSCLLVVAGILLQILLSLLLAVERRMELGMCRAIGLQRRHLVYALLIEGCGYGVGASLFGVGLGIAVLALELVVLGQAPTLFDPNVPIHTGRIGLFLSVSWQSIVTAWSIGVLLTVAVVGICSIWISRANIVAALRDLDDPPTARIPLQMMVRALRWQFFDAAGELLPETPAKRHARLLGMAGQIMWELCARGVLPLILGFLCFEANILQEPPNAWLQLSSMALFIAGGGLLANWALSQFDLAPSLVHRISFSLIGLGWLALGLQAGMTLFVQAFAPTEAVLARGSSVEQQPVLQTLLVLFLPLLGEVILVMSNADLLVGALSLLVRCIRRLAPLSRLSLVYPLTFRFRVGVTVLLLALITFLVQLLAVNNLSAIQQTQLPLTTGNFQLELSTTDPQASQMLGPQLLATPTTLRQDIAVATQMRFLYSPTGPTTPIVLLPGHPTYGSGYPPMVVDATYLSQTTMPMYARAQGYTSDQQVWAAVRDQPGDVVMHYQDGLGLPARNGFAPFGVDIPGSAAPGATHHRVTVVGIVAGNTHWPTIFLSQRTAAAMVMHPSSWVYYYFRFQPGVSADQVISDLHRTLPLSAYSVELRPLEETDQNAYTASLTSFLSSYLAMGLLFGAFSIGVITSRAVVERRQQIGMLRALGFSRGLVRRSFLLEASFLITLGLVIGTILAWWLYIQVAHAASLSVAIPPVPVVVLLIGSYLVAFGCIVLPARYASRIPPAEALRYE; this is encoded by the coding sequence ATGACACAGGCGATCCTGCCAATGACATTAGTTGTCGGCATATTCTTGCTACTAGGAGCGATGATTTACCTGGGCGTGCGTAACCCGGTCTTGCTGCGTCTGGGGTTGCGCAATACGCTGCGCCATCCTACCCAGTCACTGATCATCATCGCCGGTCTGGTGCTTTCGACCGGGCTGATTACTACGTTCATTGCGCTTCCTGACAGTCTCAACGCTTCAACCGTGGCTGATCGGCTGGCACGAGTTGGATACGTGGATGAGGCTGTCACCGGTCCGCTGACCCAGGATCAGGTGACACAAGCTCTGACAGGCCTGGGAAGGCTATCGCAGGTACAGGCGGCAACAACAGCCTTTCTTCAAGGGGCAACGGTGACCTCCGAGCGGACGCAGGTTTCCTTTGGCAATCAATCTGCTGATGGCCTGTATCTCCTGGCAGTCCCGCCGGCATTTGACCAAGTCTATGGACCTATTACTGACAACCAGGGTCATGCACTTCATTTTGCAGACCTGCGCCCTGGCGATGTGTTCATCAGTAATACGTTGGCCCAGCGTTTTGATATTCGCCCTGGAGATCGTCTTCAGATGAAACAGCATGGCCTGGTGGGTACATTTCCTGGCGCGGTACGGGCTATTCTTTCCCATGATCTGGTGTTGACTTCGGCTGAGCTTGCCGGCAATGCCGCGTTGCCCGAGGTCATTGTGTCCACGGCAACGATGCAACAGGTGTTTGCGCAGCGCTATCATCTGTCCTTTGTTCCCAATCTCTTGTGCGTGAAGAATGTCGGTTCGGGGGGCCTGGATGATAGTGGACCTGGTGGCAGCCGCAGCCAGGCCGTGCTTCACGTGTTGCAATCGATTTTCAGGGTGGCTCCCGTCGATACCTCGAACCCGGAGATTACGCGTTCCTCCACCGATCTGACCAACGTCAGCATCCATCCACTCAAACCCGGCGCGGTCACATTCCAGGGATCGGAGAGCTTCGCAGGCAACGTCTCCCTGGTCCCGATTCTCAGCGACAAACTGGAACTGAGCCTCTCCCCTGCGGCGCGGCAGCTTTTTCTTTTGCTCCCGACGTTCTCCTGTTTGCTGGTGGTGGCAGGCATCTTGTTGCAGATCCTGCTCAGCCTGCTGTTGGCAGTAGAGCGACGGATGGAGCTGGGCATGTGCCGCGCCATTGGGTTACAACGTCGTCACCTGGTCTATGCCCTGCTGATCGAGGGGTGTGGCTACGGCGTGGGAGCCTCGTTGTTTGGCGTCGGACTGGGGATTGCAGTCCTGGCACTGGAACTGGTTGTGCTTGGACAGGCTCCCACCCTTTTTGATCCGAATGTGCCTATTCATACGGGACGTATTGGGCTTTTCCTGTCTGTGAGCTGGCAAAGCATCGTGACGGCCTGGAGTATCGGGGTGCTGCTCACCGTTGCTGTTGTGGGGATCTGCTCCATCTGGATAAGCCGCGCGAACATTGTCGCAGCGTTGCGCGACCTGGATGATCCGCCCACAGCGCGCATTCCACTCCAGATGATGGTGCGAGCTCTCAGATGGCAGTTCTTCGATGCCGCTGGAGAGCTGCTGCCGGAGACGCCAGCAAAGCGCCATGCTCGGCTGCTCGGAATGGCTGGCCAGATCATGTGGGAACTGTGCGCGCGGGGCGTGCTTCCTCTCATTCTCGGTTTTCTCTGCTTTGAAGCAAACATCCTGCAGGAACCGCCAAACGCCTGGCTGCAACTGTCGAGTATGGCACTGTTTATCGCTGGCGGGGGACTGCTTGCCAACTGGGCCCTGTCCCAGTTCGATCTGGCACCATCTCTGGTACACCGGATTAGCTTCAGTCTCATAGGCCTGGGATGGCTCGCCCTGGGGCTTCAAGCGGGTATGACGCTCTTTGTGCAGGCCTTCGCTCCCACCGAAGCAGTTTTAGCCCGTGGCTCGTCTGTCGAGCAACAGCCCGTGCTCCAGACGCTCCTGGTGCTCTTTCTTCCCCTGCTAGGAGAGGTGATTCTCGTGATGAGCAACGCTGATCTGCTCGTGGGCGCGCTCTCCCTGCTCGTGCGCTGTATCCGCAGGTTGGCCCCACTCAGTCGTCTCAGCCTGGTCTATCCACTCACCTTCCGTTTCCGGGTGGGAGTGACTGTCTTGCTCCTCGCGCTGATTACGTTTCTGGTGCAACTGCTGGCGGTGAACAATCTGAGCGCCATTCAACAAACGCAACTGCCGTTGACGACCGGGAATTTTCAGCTCGAACTTTCCACCACTGATCCACAGGCAAGCCAGATGCTGGGACCACAGCTCCTCGCGACTCCGACCACGCTGCGACAGGATATTGCCGTTGCAACACAAATGCGCTTCCTGTACAGCCCGACCGGCCCTACAACACCTATCGTGCTCCTTCCCGGCCATCCTACCTACGGCTCTGGCTATCCGCCAATGGTCGTGGATGCGACCTACCTGTCGCAAACCACGATGCCGATGTACGCGCGTGCGCAGGGATACACTTCAGACCAGCAGGTGTGGGCAGCAGTGCGTGATCAGCCGGGTGACGTGGTCATGCACTACCAGGATGGCCTAGGGCTTCCGGCAAGGAATGGATTTGCGCCCTTTGGCGTGGATATTCCTGGTAGCGCGGCTCCAGGTGCCACCCACCACCGGGTCACGGTGGTTGGGATCGTGGCGGGCAATACACACTGGCCAACGATTTTCCTCTCGCAGAGAACAGCGGCAGCGATGGTTATGCACCCCTCGTCCTGGGTCTATTACTACTTCCGGTTTCAGCCAGGAGTCAGTGCCGATCAGGTGATCAGTGATCTGCACCGCACGCTGCCCCTTTCCGCATATAGTGTAGAACTTCGCCCACTGGAGGAAACTGATCAGAATGCCTACACGGCCAGTCTTACCTCGTTTTTGTCGAGCTACCTGGCCATGGGCCTGCTCTTTGGCGCTTTCTCTATCGGAGTGATTACGAGTCGGGCAGTCGTCGAACGCCGCCAGCAGATCGGGATGCTGCGCGCGCTGGGCTTTTCTCGCGGCCTTGTCCGGCGCTCGTTTCTGCTCGAAGCGAGTTTTCTCATCACCCTCGGCTTAGTCATCGGAACTATTCTAGCCTGGTGGCTCTATATCCAGGTTGCCCACGCGGCCTCACTGAGTGTTGCGATCCCACCTGTCCCTGTAGTGGTGCTCTTGATCGGCAGTTACCTTGTAGCCTTTGGCTGCATCGTCCTGCCCGCGCGGTACGCTTCGCGCATTCCCCCCGCTGAGGCTCTGCGCTATGAATAG
- a CDS encoding response regulator transcription factor, with the protein MSNEQEVIRVVVVDDHLVVREGLRMMLELAGEGFTLVGDAADGATALRVVEECQPDVVLMDLRMPGMDGLEAIAHIRNTWPQIAVVILTTYNEDDLMVRGLRSGACGYLLKDTNRETLFHAIRAAARGEVLLQPKMLARVFALTSSQAKDATPSLDTVPGMELTEREREILQRVARGERSKEIAARLGISIRTVGAHLASIYAKLGVDSRASAVALAIERGLLNPER; encoded by the coding sequence ATGAGCAATGAGCAAGAGGTCATTCGCGTGGTGGTTGTCGATGATCACCTGGTGGTCAGGGAGGGCTTACGTATGATGTTGGAACTGGCAGGAGAAGGGTTTACTCTGGTCGGAGACGCGGCGGATGGTGCAACGGCGCTACGCGTGGTGGAGGAATGCCAACCAGATGTGGTCCTGATGGACCTGCGGATGCCGGGCATGGATGGGTTGGAGGCCATTGCGCATATTCGCAACACCTGGCCGCAGATTGCGGTAGTTATCCTGACCACGTACAACGAAGATGATCTGATGGTGCGTGGACTGCGCTCAGGTGCCTGCGGCTATCTTCTAAAAGACACCAATCGTGAAACACTTTTTCATGCGATCCGGGCAGCAGCGCGTGGTGAAGTGCTCCTCCAACCGAAAATGCTGGCGCGTGTGTTTGCGCTGACGTCATCGCAAGCGAAAGATGCAACGCCTTCTTTGGACACAGTTCCAGGCATGGAACTGACCGAGCGAGAACGAGAAATTCTTCAGAGAGTAGCGCGCGGAGAACGCAGCAAAGAAATAGCCGCTCGTTTAGGTATCAGTATCCGCACAGTGGGAGCCCATCTTGCCAGCATCTACGCCAAACTCGGAGTAGATTCGCGCGCTTCAGCCGTTGCTCTCGCCATAGAACGTGGCCTGCTCAATCCTGAGCGATAG
- a CDS encoding sensor histidine kinase: MREHTHMSSNQTSPLRWLLLLWIVLVYIQTLQTALPGQSQNPGKVPPGAVSGPQFNLILFTLLMVVHAGLHWGAFSLRKNWDLLLSFLAQGGLVLLIFFLAQAESAIPGLCLALTIEAITLLKQTRLAILVGAGCLLLFGLAQGTQIVSILSSGAVNKLTSILTGSTTLILFVIACVLLYIQQGRAHQRDQAMLRELESAHAELKTTHDQLEATHKQLEEYAAQVEDLTLMAERQRMARELHDILAQGLVGLTMQLETVDALLLKQQANQAQAIVQQAMTRARATITEARAAIEDLRAETQNTQSFFQAVQDEIQRFTSATGIVCACSLPETLLLPPALHEHLLRLVAEGLMNITRHAQATRAWICANCDQQGCTFEIGDDGIGFDPEAAVRQAGHYGLLGLRERARLLQGHLQIISAPGKGTTIRLRLLGTEGGRCDEQ; encoded by the coding sequence ATGAGAGAACACACACACATGAGCAGCAATCAAACATCTCCCTTGCGCTGGCTTCTCCTTTTGTGGATAGTGCTGGTCTATATTCAAACCTTGCAAACAGCTTTGCCAGGCCAGAGCCAGAATCCTGGCAAGGTGCCCCCAGGAGCCGTAAGTGGTCCTCAGTTTAACCTGATCCTTTTTACACTCCTGATGGTCGTGCATGCCGGGCTACACTGGGGTGCATTCTCTTTACGCAAAAACTGGGATCTCCTGCTCTCTTTTCTCGCGCAGGGAGGACTTGTGCTTCTGATCTTTTTTCTGGCCCAGGCTGAGAGTGCGATCCCTGGCCTCTGTCTTGCGCTCACCATTGAGGCCATTACTCTGCTCAAGCAAACACGCCTGGCGATTCTGGTAGGAGCGGGCTGCCTTCTCCTCTTTGGCCTGGCCCAGGGAACGCAGATTGTATCCATCCTGAGCTCTGGGGCTGTGAATAAATTGACCAGCATCTTAACTGGGAGTACAACGCTGATCTTGTTTGTCATCGCGTGCGTCTTGCTCTATATCCAGCAGGGCCGAGCGCACCAGAGGGACCAGGCAATGCTGCGAGAACTGGAAAGCGCCCACGCGGAACTCAAGACGACGCACGACCAGTTGGAAGCCACCCACAAGCAGTTGGAGGAATATGCGGCTCAGGTCGAAGATCTTACATTGATGGCAGAACGCCAGCGCATGGCGCGCGAACTGCATGATATACTGGCCCAGGGGCTGGTTGGTTTGACCATGCAACTGGAGACGGTCGATGCCCTGTTACTCAAACAGCAAGCCAATCAGGCACAAGCCATTGTGCAACAGGCGATGACACGCGCACGGGCCACGATCACAGAGGCGCGCGCGGCAATCGAGGATTTGCGCGCCGAAACGCAGAACACGCAAAGCTTTTTCCAGGCAGTCCAGGACGAAATCCAACGCTTTACCTCCGCCACTGGTATCGTCTGTGCCTGCTCTCTGCCGGAAACGCTGTTGCTTCCGCCTGCTTTACATGAGCATCTCCTGCGCTTGGTTGCTGAGGGCCTGATGAACATTACGCGCCATGCGCAGGCCACGCGAGCCTGGATCTGCGCGAACTGTGATCAACAGGGATGCACGTTTGAGATAGGAGATGATGGGATTGGTTTCGACCCGGAAGCTGCGGTGCGGCAGGCCGGTCATTATGGCTTGCTTGGATTGCGCGAACGCGCGCGCTTGCTGCAAGGGCACCTTCAGATTATCAGTGCTCCGGGCAAGGGAACCACCATTCGCTTGCGACTTCTGGGAACAGAGGGAGGTAGATGTGATGAGCAATGA